The genomic region ACACTTCGAGATTGAAGAGGAAACGCATGCATCTTCGGTGACGCACTCATTTTATTGTCTGGTGATTTTCGACAAACACGACTTAACGTATGTCTCAAATCATCAGTTTTATAGTGTCCATTACAGAAATTGACTTTGAAAATTAACATGCGTGTACAACTACAACAGGATGCATCATCTGGAAATTTTGCAAAACAATTAATTAATATTGGAAATGAGAGCTAATGCAAATTGAAGAATCTACGCAATGTATCACCTTACCAGCAAACTTTGGTAAGATCACAGACAACATAGACGAATTGGTGCAAAAAGTTTTCCTAAACATTGCATAGAACTTCAAAAACTATCAATGACTCAGTACGCGTGTTATATTAGCGGCCAAAAACATCGATGTCAATACCATCAACTTAACCATTCAGAATGGAATACCTGGTGCCTGGTGAAGCGATAACATATAAATCCATCGATACTGTGGTGGAACAAGACAAAGTTGTCAACTATCCAACTGAATCTATCTTGAACTCGCTTGATTTGCCAGTCATGCCACCGCACTTTATTACATTGAAAATTGGCGTACCAAATAGTACCCATCATTCTTCTTCGAAAAGAAAATCCGTCACGACTTTGCAACGGAACCAGACTCTAAGTCAAGAAAATGATGAACAATGTTCAAAGGTCTCCAAAGATGAAGACCCACAATTTTTTCGAAATGAACAAATAAAATGACTCAAAATGAATTGAATATTTGTGTATGTGATGTCTTTACATCAAATTTCTTTTGGTTGGTGACGTAGTAACACGCTCAGGGTACAGCTTGTAAAATATAAGTAAGTAAGAGGAGTAGAGGAGGTATTTTATTGTGCATTACCTACCATATACATAGTAATACACAAAAGTTTATTGCATTCTATTACGTTctatatgtacagggtgtttggtaaagaatgggccatagcttaacctcatattcctgaggttaaaataggtcgatttaagctaacttaccttagtacaaaagttgataataaccgaaatacattgtgtcaaagttaaacttttattttatttattcttgaatatttcctgacaagcatcggataacaacacgaaatttggtaagcgggggttttttgggatgagaaatgtaaattcgccaccaaaaatgatgtattacccagagggcgttacatacgtctttcagtccccatttaatacgttcagtttttttatcccccactctacatactttttaaatcaaaattttttagTCTCTTGATATttctacttaaaaaaggtatactagaTTTATCTCggtaaactcaactgttttcgagataaacgcattttaaatctgctaCACAACATATTtttgtgcataatatcattgtagttagacataaaaaataaactttttttttattaatggctttgacagagccaattagccagactatttgtgtttttttgtatggtattacaataacaattttaagttaatatctaagcctacttattatctaaatttacagagtgttatactatattaatggatacatttttcaattttgtgtgatatttttacaattttataattttattatctaagcctatttaaaatttaaatttacaggacgttacatattcgtaaagacattgtaacgtctgcttattttttggaaaaagaatttcgtttaacTTGACAGGTaaagaaaccataataattgttccagttctcatatttatgtcatttatttatgtgtttatttatgtcattgcatcgcaaattccatttgaagaaatttccgatacatttttgtaaatttttatggtttaagTTATTTtccgggtgtaactacaatgataatacgcaaaaaattatgttgccccgcagatttaaaatgcgtttatctcaaaaacggttgagtttaccgagatgaatgtagtattataccttttttaagtaaaaatattaagagaataaaagttttacttcaagaagtatgtagagtgggtaataaaaaaaaagaatgtgtgtgtactttgtacgcacgtaagaagttatacttctattctaatataatctaacttcatattataatttcaacgaaatcaatatgtATACCTATcaactttaaacagttttttgtattgtatttaaatattaaactaattttagaaagaacaaaaagaataccaaaaattaaaaaaaaacagggaTATGACTTTGTCCGGATTTGAACAGGGGACCTTTCGATTCCtgggcgaatgctctaccgatcagctaccaccgtttttgtattcagtcgatcatttatcggacataattacaatcacggtgacagatacattaattgaaaataaacattttcaataatacttattaggaggaagacaaatccacagacataaaaattataataaatatatttactaaaaacactaataatacaTTCTTTTCACGCataccttatttgcgctacataacttaaaagatgtagcgactaataccatactgtcggtgtgcgcatgtgctagggaatgtaaaaattcaccctcgtgcctaaagaagtataacttcaaaaaattgaACCTATGTTGCGCCCTAAAAGACGTATGTTGCGCCCTCTCGGCAATACATTATTTTTGGTggtgaatttagatttctcgtcccaaaaacacccctcttaccaaatttcgtgttattatcccatgcgtgttaaTGTAACCATCTAACacctaagatctaacaacatcactagaaaaaccaaatgcaaaatatacaaaaccctgataaaaccggtccttatatatggatcagagacatggacactgtctaaaagcgatgagaacttattaggtacgtttgaacaaaaaatccttagacacataataagggggtgaaagaaaatgacgtatggcgcagaagatataattttgaactatacgcagcatacaacgaacccgacgtcataacatccataaagatcggacgtctgggctaaatgggccatgttgaacgaatgttggagaccgaaacaccaaaacatataatgaagcaaacaccagtagggagaaggtcaaagggaagacccaaacttagatacatggaacaagtggaacaagatctgaaaacacttgagatttcccactggaagaacaaagcaaggaacagaacagaatgacGGAAAATCCTAGAATAAgtcaggacccaaaaagggttgtcgagctactgatgatgatgatgatcccatgcgtgttaggaaatattcaagaataaataaaataaaagtttaactttgacaccctgtatgtcggttattatcaacttttgtactaaggtaagtaagcttaaatcgacttattttaacctcaggaatctatggttaagctatgacccattctttaccaaacaccctgtataatataattctagattcaaaatagtatctacaataccgggtgtccacttatattttcccccattttaactgcctataacttctaaacggttcaagatagaaatatgcggttttcgctgaaatgttttattttagaaaaagttttgtttgaatggattgcattttttatatcgctttcaaatccGAAATAAAAagtggcggatttttgaaaaaaactttgttgacttttttttaatggaacacccagtatatttttttgtaaattgaaagaaaggtcattcacctatccagcgatataaagtttttcaaaatcggttgtcaaatcactgggtaattaatttttaaaatgaggggtgcaacgaggatatcacatacctaaataacataactgagcaaaatgatactATGTTATGTGAcatccacattgcatctctctttttaaaaattaattgctcagtcatttgacaaccgattttaaaaatttttatatcgctggataggcaaatgaccgttttttcaaattacaaaaaaatatactgggtgttttaataaaaaaagtcaacaacgtgttttttcaaaaatccgccattttttatttaaaagcgatataaaaaatggtcatttacctaaaaacttgaaaaaacagtCATTTATCTATCccgcgatataaagttttttaaaatcggttgtcaaatgactgagcaattaatttttaaaatgagagatgcaatgtggaaatcacataacttgcttagttatgttatttaggtatgtgatatccacgttgcacctctcattttaaaaattaattactcagtgatttgacaaccgattttgaaaaactttatatcgctagataggtgaatgacctttctttcaatttacaaaagaatatagaGGGTGTTCtgtttaaaaaaagtcaacaaagttcttttcaaaaatccgccattttttatttcgtatttgaaagcgatataaaaaattccgtCCATTCATACAAAACTttcactaaaataaaacatttcagtgaaaaccgcatatttctatcttgagccgtttagaagttataggcagttaaaatgggggaaaatataagtggacacccggtatttgaAAGTGTAAACTATGAGATTTTTAGACTGACTGACTaacaatgtaccgggtgtccacttatattttcccccattttaactgcctataacttctaaacggcccAAGATAGAAATATACGGTtctcgctgaaatgttttattttagaaaaagttttgtctgaatggattgaattttttatatcgctttcaaatacgaaaaaaaatggcggatttttgaaaaaaaagttgttgactttttttaatggaacacccagtatatttttttgtaaattgaaagaaaggtcattcacctatccagcgatataaagtttttcaaaatcggttgtcaaatcactgagtaattaatttttaaaatgaggggtgcaacgtggatatcacatacctaaataacataactgagcaaaatgatattgttatgtgatttccacattgcatctctcattttaaaaattaattgctcagtcatttggcaaccgattttaaaattttttatatcgctggataggtaaatgaccgttttttcaagatacaaaaaatatactgggtgttttaataaaaaagtcaacaacgttttttttttcaaaaatccgccattttttatttaaaagcgatataaaaaatagtcacttacctaaaaacttgaaaaaacggtcatctatctatccagcgatataaaattttttaaaatcggttgtcaaatgactgagcaattaatttttaaaatgagagatgcaatgtggaaatcacataacttggttagttatgttatttaggtatgtgatatccacgttgcacctctcattttaaaaattaattactcagtgatttggccaccgattttgaaaaactttatatcgctagataggcgAATGCTCTTTctttcaatttaaaaaataatatactgggtgttccattaaaaaaaagtcaacaacgttttttttcaaaaatccgccatattttatttcgtatttgaaagcgatataaaaaattcaatccattcagacaaaacttttactaaaataaaacatttcagtgaaaaccgcatatttttatcttgagccgtttagaagttataggcagtgaAAATGGGtaaaaatataagtggacacccgctATAATacacagtatggtgcaaatgtttggaattaattcgttatttcgtaagccaggGACTTTAAGGAAAAAGGACATTTTTTGCTGTCTTCTGagagcagtagaatgtattttggattaaatgatttacatacatttttctttttgtgtcaattaatttaattcaaaataagttttcttggatatcctgtataaataattatgtcaatgtttatattactgaatagagaattgaataacgtttcaaatgagctagcacacaacccttattctcatttaaaaaatcatcgattacgtcatcacgcttaaatgaatgacgacactagtatgatatatatgtcaaatactcataattcaaaaataaaaatcggcttacgaaataaataatttatgccaaacatttgcaccatactgtatattacgATTATTATATGTATTACTGTATTATATGGGAGGTTcgtataataatattatagccaACTTTATATGGGAGGTCTGAGCCAATCTATATTCAATAAAGCAAGCACACGCACCTAAACGTTAGGTATAGTTTGGGGCTACAATACATCCTTTAAAATAATAAAGATTACACACAAGTAGGTCGTAAATTCTTCCTTTCGTgtatacaaattttttaaatacaaaattaataatTTGGCAGTGTGCCGTTATCATAATACATGAGTTCATATAGACtatgttccaacgaaaatttgaccccctcaGAAACACAGAAACCAAGAGTTttttcacaatttaaaaaaacacgtcaatttataCTGGGATTAGGACGAATTTttatgcaaaattcatgccctcaaaaATGTAACTCCCTACTGCCCTGCATCAACCccagttttttttgtaaataacaaCTGTGGTCGTGTGGCACAttatttaaaaggtaatttttttctctacacgacactctattttttaatttgctgagtaactttgaagataattttggatttaccTAATTTATTGGTTGAACATCATTaataacaaaaaacataaaatttcattaaattaACTAATTAAATGTTCGAAATAACCTCCCCTGACCTCCATAAAATAATAAAGTCTATTTTCAAAGCCTCTTCGTATATTTGCAAATACATACCTCAATATTATATGAGATTGAATATTCATGTAATAAGTTTAATTAGATAAATCCAACATTATCTTCAAAgttattacgtaaattaaaaaaaattagagtgtcgggtagagaaaaaaattacttttCAAATGATGTGCTACTCGACCAcccttgctatttaaaaaaaaaactggtggttgatgcggggcagtacggggttacatttgagggcataaattttgcataaaaatttttCCCGCTCCCAGTATAAATTgatgtgtttttttaaatattgaaaaaaatcttgGTTTCTGAGTCTCTGAGGGGgtaaaattttcgttggaacagaaTGTATATTTAACAGTATTGACATACATAAAGATATGTTCTATTATCAGTTTTAAGACCAATTGAAATAATTATGATTGTGTATGTGGTGTCGTGTAAGTTCATTttgatattaatttaaaaaagaatattATGAACCTTGCATGCATTGTAACCAAGTAAAATCATATCAAGCGTAATTAAGCAATATACTAGGTAGGTGCAGAAGTTTGCAGAAAACAGCCAGCTGATAGCAACGTAAGTATATACATAGTATATATCAAATTCCGATTCATCAAAGCATATGTATGAAGTAAAGCCATGCGATAGGTGCACATTTATAATTTTCTATAAGGTTTGCAGCAAAATAGTCTTACCTCGAACTGTAATCTTCATCTTCCGGAGGCACAGCTGCAGAACTTTTGCTTTTGCTTAAAAATCGACTTGTGTAACCGTACTTAGGTGTTTCTTCTTCCGTTACAGTCGATGTCCTGCTTCTAGAATACTTGGACGGTTCATCTCTAGTAGTCCCATATCTCGTTCTTACAGGAGATTCAGCTTCCTCTCTACTTTTTCTACGAACGCTTTCGACACTATTATCTCTTGCATTTGCACTTCTAGCTAAAAGAGGACCTATATCAGATTTGGCAATTTCCTTAGTATCAGTTTTCTGTGTTTCCTCATCAGATTCTTCTTCAGATTCAGTTTCTTCTTCAGAGCTAGTTTCcgtttcatcttcttcttcttccttagtTGGAGctgttgtatttttgtttaagAATCGACTTTGGAAAGGTTTGTTTTGGACAGGTGATGAATTCTTTTTACTTGGTGTAGTTGGTTCTACTTTAGAGAGAATTTTCTTCTTAACCTCATCTGTGGTGAAAGGAGCTCCAGTAGATCGAACTGCGCTTGAGGACGTAGAGGATTCGGAAGATGTATGAGATTCAGAGCTAGCTGATCTTGCGGATTTCTTGTGGCTAGCATCAGATGGTCGCCTTGGAGTTGCTGCGGTGGCACTTTTAGGGGATGTCTTTTTTTGACTCTGTTGACGAGAATTTACAGACTCCTCACTTTCTTCGGCGCTGGAGACAGCCTGGAGAAAATAGGGTGTTAGGATTTGTGTAGTTTTTTTTCAAACATTCTTCATGCTTTACACACAACACAAAAAAGATTTGAAGAAGAAGTAGTAGAAACATGCCAGTGTGTAATCGGGGTAATCAATAGTCATCTATACTTTTcaagttaatttttacagaatgtaCAAGCAACACAACATTTAATATTTATCTATTAAGAGCTCtattctaaaaattgtttaatcaGGTACTTGAGTGCTTATAAAGAGGCTACTGTTCAAGTTCATCTAGACTCACCTCAGGGGCTGGTGTTTTCCGCTGTCTTTCTTCAGTAGCAGGCCTCACTGTCTCTGTCGTTGTATCCGTCGACGTAGTAGCCCCtttattttgtttcttaattCTAGCTATTTCGTCATCTTCACTAACTTGCCTTACGGCTGGCGGAGGAGGCCTTTTTGGCACAACTTTAGGTTGGACAGGGGCAGGGGTGGGTTCTTCCTTTTTCTTGGTTTTGCCACTTTCATGTTCCTGCATTTTTTTCATTACCCTGGGTGAGTCTGCAAGCCTAGTTATTCCACTAAGAGGACCTCTAGATGCGTCTTCTGTATCAAACGCACGTTCTCGTTCCTTCTCCTTGTGCTCATTAAATCTCACTCTAGTGTTTGGTTCGGTATCTGAATCGTTTTCTGTTGCTTGATGTCTTCTAAACCTACTATATTTGGATCGTGTTGGTCTAGTGTCATGGTCATAGTCATCCCCATAATCACCTCCACGACCATAACGACTTTCTCCAGTACTTTTTGGTCTATCTCCAAATTTCCTTCCTCCTAAAACTTGATCTTCATCATTATAGCCTCGTTCCCCATATCCTCTTTCTTCTTGTTGCCTAAATTGTGAGGCTAATCGATGGTCGCTCTTAGATCTCATTAGTCCAGAATTTGGAGGCTGCAATAATCCAGGCTGTTGACCAAAGTGTGACTGACTTGGTAAATTAAGATCTCCAAAACCAGCAACATGGAGTACCAATTGATTGGGATCATGTGCTAAAACTAACCTTACTTTCCGACTGTAGTCAGCGTTTTCGTATTCGAAATTACGAATAAACTCTACAgtctttaaaaatatttctttggCATCCATAAGCTCGCAATCATCCCAGATATCTACGTTTTCATTCATATGTTTATCAGCTAGGTCGCAATTACTTAAAATATTCGATATTTCTAgctctaaattttcttttagagTAGTCAGACTTCTTACTTCGGTACCAAGGTATCTGTCTAGCTCTCCTCTTAAATAGTCAGTACGGTCTTTTAAAGCTTTGCTAAGTCTTCTATATATTTCTTCAACTTCCTCACCAACTGATAAACAGTTCGTTTGCATATTCTGTGAGTTCTTTTCCACCAAAGCTAGAGTATCCTGCAACCTGTGAATACCCCTTCTGATTTGATTATTTATCCTAGAAATTTCTCGTCTTAGTATTTCCATATGTGCTGATTTACACTCTTCACATATTTTTTTATCGCAGTGAGAACAGAAGCTGCAGTATGCTTTTTCTGAACAGACGTTGCATCGTTCCATGATCTGTCCACTGGTTGGATCGGGCAGTTCTCCGGTTATTTCTATGTGTAGTTCCAAAAAGCGTTGAAGGGTTACGTTCGTTGGAAATCCTTGGACTCCATTGTATGGTATTCTGTGTTCTGCGCGGCATTCTGGGCATTTGATCTGCAAAAAAGAGACGAACTTGGTTATCCATCATTGAAAAAGAATATAGTATCATTAAATCGAATCAATagtttcaaaataatatttaataatgtGCATACGGTAAAAGTTTATTACGTAATtacaaattatcagtagtaattgcacaagagctctaaaattctatattaattttagagatcgagtgcaatttattgcgattatttcatgaataaaactgttcaaaaccaaaattttattttaatttatttatgtaagtacaaattagtacaattaaacacacagttgttataaatatgtatttgacggttgaaagtcatcacttttataatttttaaaacatttgtcattaatgtcactgaatgtattttttcgtagcaacgaagggcatctgacgtaatatgcttgacgacgggcaattatcgaaaaagttatcagtttaatttagatttctgtagctttctattggtcagaatctcctatgaatgaaataatcagtagtaattgcacaagagctctaaaattctatattaattttagagatcgagtgcaatttgttgcgattatttcatgaataaaactattcaaaaccaaaattttattgtaatttatttatgtaagtacaaattagtacaattaaacacacagttgttataaatatttgacggttgaaagacatcacttttataatttttaaaacattaattgtcaataatgtcactgaatgtattttttcatagcaacgaagggtatctgacgtaatatacttgacgacgggaaattatcaaaaattatcgggtataatagcACAacagagtgagaataaattgaaaataatgcgacagtttttcgaaaatttgttgtctggcaatagacacgagagcccgcagggctcgagtggctattgcttaacgacaacaaatttgagtaaaaatgaagcattatttcttatttattcttactgtcgtgtgatattcgtaagattattttttaatacgtatattatggatattttcttaaatatgacagttgtcaaaactaggaaactggttgccattaaacagaaagaatctacttaaaaaaattctatcggtaattttctacagtagataattctcagtataattttaatctgattggacagaattaaacacgtgatcaaatatcttactatacgattggaagttaaaatcatcaaaaaataatcagttaaatttttatttctgtagctttctatgggtcagaatctcctatgaatgaaaaaATCGGTGTAATTTATAAAAGGCCTTTGAAAGTTATTCTGTCTTCTACAACTGACAAATAAATGCAAACCTGTTAAATATCATCGTAGGTGATAACAACTGATATCTAATGCGACAGTgaaaattcaaagaaaatataaaattatcCAAGATGTGGAGATATAAAATCAGTGAAACCAAAGCCAAAAAAACGTGATATTTACACAACACGAGATTTGTAATATAATTATAGATAAGTAAAACTAAGTATTTTGAGTCATTTCTCATATATGAACCAAAGTCAATGTCACTGATGTAGTTTTGATATACATGGCTCTTAAAGATATTCGCCACTGTTTGTTTTTTGAATGACTTTTGCCACAGAAGAGGGTTTTTTTCTGGAAAAAGTCACTCGTTTGATGGCTCTACCTCTATACCCTTAGTTATTTTTGGTCTGATTTCATCTTCACTATTCGTTTTCTTGTTGAAAATTACTCCCAAATAATTTCAGGTTTTTACAcccttgatttttttttattttctacatGTAAATCAAGGGTTTCGTCATTGCCCAATATTAGATATTCATATTTTGCcatattcatttttagaccgTACTCTTCTTATTCTGCTTTTTCTCATATATCTATAATTCCCTATAATATTTCCTATCATACAGCTATTTTATCTTCAGCGGTCACTATTCGGTCATCAACAAAGAAGAGGTTAAAAAGCTTCTTTTCATCCTCTGTTATTCCCATCCTTCCGTTATTCCAAAGCTCACCCATTTCTGTAGTATAGGGATCTGTCTAGATAAATCTTAAATAGGGTATCTTAATATAGCTATAAGGCTAGGTAGAtaaaaaatggcatatttttgggcgtatatatcttaggttcaaggagagacaagaaaaccgcaaatacaccaaatcaatagcgttgagttaagctttcaatgTTGCCTAAGCGGTCAAGATCATAtctacacacggctcagtatagccgaacaACTGAAActttaaactttgaaaattttggtttttcgacaattactcaaaatttcaacctaagaattgcgccaataactgaacgtatgtagaaggactctagatacgtctaacggtgtatacctcatatctaaaaaaattcgaatctttaagttataggcttcatgatcaaatttatttcttatgggaaaaaggtttttcaagctcaataattcctgtaataccttcagttatcataattgaccttggatgcatcagatactacttatcaatacgtttcaaattcatgttaatgttcaaaatcggttaagccgttcagaagttattgaactccaaaagtataatccatttaaccgtTATCGCCGAAATAGTTTATGTACCTAGTTGTAGTGGTTACTACTTACTACGCTTAGTTTGATCGGGCAATCCAAgtttggcgaatggatttagtgtcggcagtcatataaacccatatcttcttctttaagtgccatctccgcggcggaggtcagcaatcatcatagctattcgtattttagagacggctgctctgaaaagttcatttgatgtacatccgtaccactctcttagattgcgcagc from Diabrotica virgifera virgifera chromosome 3, PGI_DIABVI_V3a harbors:
- the LOC114330580 gene encoding RING finger protein nhl-1 isoform X1; protein product: MEQFEQLLTCAICLDRYRNPKLLPCQHSFCMEPCLEGTVDYVRRQIKCPECRAEHRIPYNGVQGFPTNVTLQRFLELHIEITGELPDPTSGQIMERCNVCSEKAYCSFCSHCDKKICEECKSAHMEILRREISRINNQIRRGIHRLQDTLALVEKNSQNMQTNCLSVGEEVEEIYRRLSKALKDRTDYLRGELDRYLGTEVRSLTTLKENLELEISNILSNCDLADKHMNENVDIWDDCELMDAKEIFLKTVEFIRNFEYENADYSRKVRLVLAHDPNQLVLHVAGFGDLNLPSQSHFGQQPGLLQPPNSGLMRSKSDHRLASQFRQQEERGYGERGYNDEDQVLGGRKFGDRPKSTGESRYGRGGDYGDDYDHDTRPTRSKYSRFRRHQATENDSDTEPNTRVRFNEHKEKERERAFDTEDASRGPLSGITRLADSPRVMKKMQEHESGKTKKKEEPTPAPVQPKVVPKRPPPPAVRQVSEDDEIARIKKQNKGATTSTDTTTETVRPATEERQRKTPAPEAVSSAEESEESVNSRQQSQKKTSPKSATAATPRRPSDASHKKSARSASSESHTSSESSTSSSAVRSTGAPFTTDEVKKKILSKVEPTTPSKKNSSPVQNKPFQSRFLNKNTTAPTKEEEEDETETSSEEETESEEESDEETQKTDTKEIAKSDIGPLLARSANARDNSVESVRRKSREEAESPVRTRYGTTRDEPSKYSRSRTSTVTEEETPKYGYTSRFLSKSKSSAAVPPEDEDYSSSRYNSTADDVDSKYPASGRSRYMALKERRQRLARSRSSQQFGDDEDIDEPVSPTTSNPSAYLAAKGYGTSSSAHDLARSRYDYLWILFAILLLWLKFVDVTAADNTVKHNRSLLVGLPEIYFYNTSSSHALKSRDNSPDRSAAAAAEKDGAALSSWARYLKSKYGNRSGAKDKDVSSSASTPSASSSGAARRLSLGLPLRSSTELASSDDDSKNMQGSPTTPTAAIAVAGIAQAVAGTTPRSQYLQKCEQLFQIGSRGSEAGCFTWPRGVAVGPDNTIVVADSSNHRVQVFDANGRFIKEFGQYGNKEGEFDCLAGVAVNRIGQYIIADRYNHRIQVFDPSGRFLRAFGSQGTADGRFNYPWGITTDALGFIYVCDKENHRVQVFQSDGTFVGKFGSMGNKEGQLEHPHYIAVSNTNRVVVSDSNNHRIQIFDVNGKVLTSFGSEGSEEGQFKFPRGVAVDDQGYICVADSGNNRIQIFSPDGGFLRAFGCWGIGKAEFKGLEGVAMTPNGHILVCDRENHRIQVF